AAGCTATTTAGTAAATGGCTACAAGGATGTTGGGAATGGATTGATCCTTCCTACCACTTTTAAAGGCAGCGGCGACAGCATTACCTACCAAAAGGTAGCATCCTTTACGGAAATGGAGCCTGAGAAATTTAAGGAGTTCTAAAACCCCATACAAAATAAGAAAGACGTCTTTAGGGACGTCTTTTTTATTGTATATGGGGTTAGACAAAAGACATTAGACAATAGACATTAGAACAGGATAGAAATCACAAATTCATTGGATTATTCGTAAATTTACTATAGCGGTGGTCGCAATTCGAAGGGACTATCGAAGTCTATAGTTTACCAATTTAAATAAGATGAAGAAATCAACGCTTGAAGAAATAGAACAACGGTTTGATGCTGATGTTGAAAGGTTTTCGGATTTGAATACCAGTCAGGCGAATACGCTTGATGCGGTCTTCAATATGGAGCTCATCACTGATGGTATTCAAAAGGTATATCCGAACCTTAAAAACATCTTAGACATTGGTTGCGGCGCCGGTAACTATGCTATAAAAAACCTTAATGAAGACCAATAACAAGGTGAATGTAGATTTGGTTGACCTTAGTCAAAACATGTTGGATAGAGCAAAAGAGAGAGTTCAGGAATATACATCAGGCCAAGTTAATATCTACAAAGGGGATTTTAGGACAGTTGAACTGGAGGACGGAAAATACGATGTTATTATTGCCACGATGGTTTTCCATCATCTTCGCGATGATAAAGATTGGGAGAAGTCTTTCGAGAAATTATTTGGTCTTCTTAAGAAAGGTGGCAGTATTTGGATTTTGGACATGGTTCAGCAAAACAGTCCAGAAATCCAAGAGTTTATTTATAATGAAAGGTATGGAGCGTTCTTGACTGACTTAAAGGATAAGGAATATCAAGAACATGTATTCGCCTATATTGAAAAAGAAGACTCACCGAGACCATTAGTATACCAATTGAATTTATTGGAGAAAGTTGGTTTTAATAAAGTTGATGTACTACATAAACATTTATGCTTTGCTTCTTTTGTGGGGTTTAGGTAGTATTTAGACATTAGACATAAGACATAAGACAGGGTATGATTTGCTAGTGTCTTCATCCAAAAGCCATGCCGGGTGGGTGGTGAAACCCAATAAGCCGTGGCAGGTGTCCCCACCTGCCACTGAAAATATGCCAATCGCCATTTTTTTCTATAATAGTTACACCCCTAGCAGGGTTGTATGGCGTGAAATTCATATTCGATAATAGCACAACCCAATAGGGGTGTAACTATTATAGCAGATTTGTAATCCGACCTTCCAACCCTATAGGAGTATAACTATTAGAAATGTTTACAAAACGCCATGCTGCCCTGTACCAGTGTAAATACTATGAAAATAGAAAAAAGTATAAAACAGTCAACCCTATCTAGGGACTAATACAATTCTAATGTCTTTTGTCTAATGTCTACTCCGTTACATACGTCGACACTCTTCCTACCCTACCTTTGTCATCCACTACTGCCAGAT
The Sphingobacterium daejeonense genome window above contains:
- a CDS encoding class I SAM-dependent methyltransferase, with the translated sequence MKTNNKVNVDLVDLSQNMLDRAKERVQEYTSGQVNIYKGDFRTVELEDGKYDVIIATMVFHHLRDDKDWEKSFEKLFGLLKKGGSIWILDMVQQNSPEIQEFIYNERYGAFLTDLKDKEYQEHVFAYIEKEDSPRPLVYQLNLLEKVGFNKVDVLHKHLCFASFVGFR